From the Streptomyces sp. NBC_01216 genome, the window CGCGGTGTGGTTCATTTGGTCAGGACGAGGTCAGAGCGGGGTGACTACTGGTTGAACGTGTCGCTCTTGACGTCGATCCACTTGCCGCCCTCGACCTTGTAGACCGTGAGCTGCTTGTTGGTGGTGTCGCCGAACTCGTCGAAGGAGACCTTGCCGGTCACGCCGTCGAAGGAGACCTTGCCGAGCGCCTCGGTGACCTTGGCGCGGGCGTCCTCGGGAAGCTTGCCGTCGTTGGCGGCGACGACGGCCTTGACGGCCTGGACGATCGCCCAGCCGGCGTCGTAGGAGTAGCCGCCGTAGGCCGCGTACGGGTCCTTGTAGCCGCCGGCGTTGTAGTCGGCGATGAACTTCTTGGCGGTGTCGAGCTTCTCGACCGGGTAGCCGATCGAGGTGGCCAGGTCACCGTCGTTGGCCTCGCCGGAGGCGCTGATGAAGGCCGGGTCGTAGATGCCGTCGCCGCCCATGGTGGGGATCTTGGCGCCGGTCTTCTTGATCTGGTCGGAGAGCAGGCCGCCCTCGGGGTACTGGCCGCCGAAGTAGACGGAGTCGGCGCCGGAGCTCTTGACCTTGTCTGCGGTGGAGGAGAAGTCGGTCTCCTTCACGGTGACGTGGTCGGTGCCGACGACCTTGCCGCCCAGGCGGCTGAACTCGGCGGAGAAGATGGCCGCGAGGCCGGCTCCGTAGGTCTGCTTGTCGTCGACGACGAAGACCTTCTTCTTGCCGGCGTCGTTGAAGAGGTACTGGGCGGCGAACTTGCCCTGGACCACGTCGGTGGCGGCGGTGCGGAAGTAGGTCGGGAAGGGGCGCTTGAACTCGCCCTTGCCCCAGTTGTCGCCCTGGCTGAGGGAGGGGTTGGTGTTCGCCGGGGAGACCTGGGCGAGGTTGGCCGCCGCGAAGACGCCCTGCATCTGCTGGGCGACGCCGGAGTTCAGCGGGCCGACGACGCCGAGCACCTCCGGCTTGCCGACGAGCTTGGTGGCGTTGGCCTGGCCGGAGGCCGGGACGGCCTGGTCGTCGAGGGCCTCGACCTTGAACGTGACGCCCGGGACCTCGTTGTTCTTGTTGGCGGTCTTGGCCGCCAGGTCCACGGAGTTCTTGATGCCCTGGCCCAGCGCGGACAGCGAGCCCGTGAGCGGCGCGTCGACGCCGATGACGACGGTCGTGGTGCCCTTCGAGTCGTCGCTGCCGCCCTTGTCGTCGCGCGAACCGCAGGCGGAAAGGGTGAGAGCTCCCGTGGTGATCACGGTGGTGAGGATGAGCAAGGAACGACGTCGCACGATGAATCCTTTCCCTGGCGCGGCCCCCTCGAGCTGAGGCGGTGCCGTGAAGCTGTGTAGCTGGAGGTGCCGTTTTTGAGTGGCCGGGCCGTACTGGGGTGACTGGTGTTACTGGGTCGTGCAGCAGAAGCGCCCGGCGGCGCGGTGACTGGCCGTGACTCTAAGCGCAGGTGGGGGAGGTGGGGAGCGGCGAGGTCAGGATGTGACTGTCTTGTTATCGCGAGGGGGAGAGGAGGTGCGCAGGGGGTGGGCAAACCGGTACATAGGTGTCGGCAACATGGTGTTCACATCGTGAGAACGCGCAGTTCCGCTAAGGGGCTTGAGCGGATCATGCTCCTGTCGGTCCTGGTTCACCGGCTCTCCGGATACCGGACGGGCGGCCTGGTGTCAGCGGACGGACGGTGGGGCGTGCCGTGCGGCTTGATCAGCGCGTCGATGTCACGCAGCGTCATGATGGGGAGGGGAGTGAAGGCGGGTGTGCCGGAGAGCCGGGGGCGGGGTCCGGGCCGCCCGTGCCGGCGGGGGAGGCGGCCGGACTCCCGGGCGGTCTCCAGTTCTCCGAGCTTCCCGTCGCGCCGTGTGCGGCCTCGCACCGGCGGCGGCTCTCCCGGTCGATCTCGGCCAGTGCGGCGGCCCGTCCCTCCGTCCGCTCGGTGGCCCGGGCGTCCGCGAGGACCTCGTCGTGAATCCCCAACTGCTCGTTGGACAAGCCCTTCTGCTCCCAGTCCAGGCCCGCCCAGCTGCTGCCCTCGACGGCTTCCTTCGCCCAGTACGACACGAGGCTGGTGCAGACGTCGGCGGGGGTCGAGGTGTGCGGAGCCGGGTCGGCCGTCCCGCCCGTGCAG encodes:
- a CDS encoding branched-chain amino acid ABC transporter substrate-binding protein gives rise to the protein MRRRSLLILTTVITTGALTLSACGSRDDKGGSDDSKGTTTVVIGVDAPLTGSLSALGQGIKNSVDLAAKTANKNNEVPGVTFKVEALDDQAVPASGQANATKLVGKPEVLGVVGPLNSGVAQQMQGVFAAANLAQVSPANTNPSLSQGDNWGKGEFKRPFPTYFRTAATDVVQGKFAAQYLFNDAGKKKVFVVDDKQTYGAGLAAIFSAEFSRLGGKVVGTDHVTVKETDFSSTADKVKSSGADSVYFGGQYPEGGLLSDQIKKTGAKIPTMGGDGIYDPAFISASGEANDGDLATSIGYPVEKLDTAKKFIADYNAGGYKDPYAAYGGYSYDAGWAIVQAVKAVVAANDGKLPEDARAKVTEALGKVSFDGVTGKVSFDEFGDTTNKQLTVYKVEGGKWIDVKSDTFNQ